One Mus caroli unplaced genomic scaffold, CAROLI_EIJ_v1.1 scaffold_13015_U2_1, whole genome shotgun sequence genomic region harbors:
- the LOC110288862 gene encoding anionic trypsin-2 isoform X1, with protein MNSLLFLALVGAAGEFPAVDDDDKIVGGYTCRENSVPYQVSLNSGYHFCGGSLINDQWVVSAAHCYKTRIQVRLGEHNINVLEGNEQFVNAAKIIKHPNFNSRTLNNDIMLIKLASPVTLNARVATVALPSSCAPAGTQCLISGWGNTLSFGVNNPDLLQCLDAPLLPQADCEASYPGKITNNMICVGFLEGGKDSCQGDSGGPVVCNGQLQGIVSWGYGCALKDNPGVYTKVCNYVDWIQDTIAAN; from the exons CTGTGGATGATGATGACAAGATCGTTGGAGGATACACCTGCCGAGAGAATTCTGTCCCCTACCAGGTGTCTCTGAACTCTGGCTACCACTTCTGTGGAGGTTCCCTCATCAATGACCAGTGGGTGGTGTCTGCAGCTCATTGCTATAAGAC CCGCATCCAAGTGAGACTGGGAGAGCACAACATCAATGTCCTGGAGGGCAATGAGCAGTTTGTCAATGCTGCCAAGATCATCAAGCATCCCAACTTCAATAGCAGGACCCTGAACAACGACATCATGCTGATCAAACTGGCTTCCCCTGTGACCCTCAATGCGAGAGTAGCCACCGTGGCTCTGCCCAGCTCCTGTGCACCTGCAGGCACGCAGTGTCTCATCTCTGGCTGGGGTAACACCTTGAGCTTTGGTG TGAACAACCCAGACCTGCTTCAGTGCCTGGATGCCCCACTGCTACCTCAGGCTGACTGTGAGGCCTCCTACCCTGGAAAGATAACCAATAACATGATCTGTGTTGGCTTCTTGGAGGGAGGCAAAGATTCCTGCCAG GGTGACTCTGGTGGCCCTGTGGTCTGCAATGGACAGCTCCAGGGCATTGTCTCCTGGGGCTATGGCTGTGCCCTGAAGGACAACCCTGGTGTGTACACCAAGGTCTGCAACTATGTGGACTGGATACAGGACACCATTGCTGCAAACTAA
- the LOC110288862 gene encoding anionic trypsin-2 isoform X2 — MNSLLFLALVGAAXXFPVDDDDKIVGGYTCRENSVPYQVSLNSGYHFCGGSLINDQWVVSAAHCYKTRIQVRLGEHNINVLEGNEQFVNAAKIIKHPNFNSRTLNNDIMLIKLASPVTLNARVATVALPSSCAPAGTQCLISGWGNTLSFGVNNPDLLQCLDAPLLPQADCEASYPGKITNNMICVGFLEGGKDSCQGDSGGPVVCNGQLQGIVSWGYGCALKDNPGVYTKVCNYVDWIQDTIAAN, encoded by the exons NNNNNNNTTCCCTGTGGATGATGATGACAAGATCGTTGGAGGATACACCTGCCGAGAGAATTCTGTCCCCTACCAGGTGTCTCTGAACTCTGGCTACCACTTCTGTGGAGGTTCCCTCATCAATGACCAGTGGGTGGTGTCTGCAGCTCATTGCTATAAGAC CCGCATCCAAGTGAGACTGGGAGAGCACAACATCAATGTCCTGGAGGGCAATGAGCAGTTTGTCAATGCTGCCAAGATCATCAAGCATCCCAACTTCAATAGCAGGACCCTGAACAACGACATCATGCTGATCAAACTGGCTTCCCCTGTGACCCTCAATGCGAGAGTAGCCACCGTGGCTCTGCCCAGCTCCTGTGCACCTGCAGGCACGCAGTGTCTCATCTCTGGCTGGGGTAACACCTTGAGCTTTGGTG TGAACAACCCAGACCTGCTTCAGTGCCTGGATGCCCCACTGCTACCTCAGGCTGACTGTGAGGCCTCCTACCCTGGAAAGATAACCAATAACATGATCTGTGTTGGCTTCTTGGAGGGAGGCAAAGATTCCTGCCAG GGTGACTCTGGTGGCCCTGTGGTCTGCAATGGACAGCTCCAGGGCATTGTCTCCTGGGGCTATGGCTGTGCCCTGAAGGACAACCCTGGTGTGTACACCAAGGTCTGCAACTATGTGGACTGGATACAGGACACCATTGCTGCAAACTAA
- the LOC110288862 gene encoding anionic trypsin-2 isoform X4 — protein MNSLLFLALVGAAGEFPADDDKIVGGYTCRENSVPYQVSLNSGYHFCGGSLINDQWVVSAAHCYKTRIQVRLGEHNINVLEGNEQFVNAAKIIKHPNFNSRTLNNDIMLIKLASPVTLNARVATVALPSSCAPAGTQCLISGWGNTLSFGVNNPDLLQCLDAPLLPQADCEASYPGKITNNMICVGFLEGGKDSCQGDSGGPVVCNGQLQGIVSWGYGCALKDNPGVYTKVCNYVDWIQDTIAAN, from the exons TGATGATGACAAGATCGTTGGAGGATACACCTGCCGAGAGAATTCTGTCCCCTACCAGGTGTCTCTGAACTCTGGCTACCACTTCTGTGGAGGTTCCCTCATCAATGACCAGTGGGTGGTGTCTGCAGCTCATTGCTATAAGAC CCGCATCCAAGTGAGACTGGGAGAGCACAACATCAATGTCCTGGAGGGCAATGAGCAGTTTGTCAATGCTGCCAAGATCATCAAGCATCCCAACTTCAATAGCAGGACCCTGAACAACGACATCATGCTGATCAAACTGGCTTCCCCTGTGACCCTCAATGCGAGAGTAGCCACCGTGGCTCTGCCCAGCTCCTGTGCACCTGCAGGCACGCAGTGTCTCATCTCTGGCTGGGGTAACACCTTGAGCTTTGGTG TGAACAACCCAGACCTGCTTCAGTGCCTGGATGCCCCACTGCTACCTCAGGCTGACTGTGAGGCCTCCTACCCTGGAAAGATAACCAATAACATGATCTGTGTTGGCTTCTTGGAGGGAGGCAAAGATTCCTGCCAG GGTGACTCTGGTGGCCCTGTGGTCTGCAATGGACAGCTCCAGGGCATTGTCTCCTGGGGCTATGGCTGTGCCCTGAAGGACAACCCTGGTGTGTACACCAAGGTCTGCAACTATGTGGACTGGATACAGGACACCATTGCTGCAAACTAA
- the LOC110288862 gene encoding anionic trypsin-2 isoform X3, with protein MNSLLFLALVGAAGEFPALDDDKIVGGYTCRENSVPYQVSLNSGYHFCGGSLINDQWVVSAAHCYKTRIQVRLGEHNINVLEGNEQFVNAAKIIKHPNFNSRTLNNDIMLIKLASPVTLNARVATVALPSSCAPAGTQCLISGWGNTLSFGVNNPDLLQCLDAPLLPQADCEASYPGKITNNMICVGFLEGGKDSCQGDSGGPVVCNGQLQGIVSWGYGCALKDNPGVYTKVCNYVDWIQDTIAAN; from the exons GATGATGACAAGATCGTTGGAGGATACACCTGCCGAGAGAATTCTGTCCCCTACCAGGTGTCTCTGAACTCTGGCTACCACTTCTGTGGAGGTTCCCTCATCAATGACCAGTGGGTGGTGTCTGCAGCTCATTGCTATAAGAC CCGCATCCAAGTGAGACTGGGAGAGCACAACATCAATGTCCTGGAGGGCAATGAGCAGTTTGTCAATGCTGCCAAGATCATCAAGCATCCCAACTTCAATAGCAGGACCCTGAACAACGACATCATGCTGATCAAACTGGCTTCCCCTGTGACCCTCAATGCGAGAGTAGCCACCGTGGCTCTGCCCAGCTCCTGTGCACCTGCAGGCACGCAGTGTCTCATCTCTGGCTGGGGTAACACCTTGAGCTTTGGTG TGAACAACCCAGACCTGCTTCAGTGCCTGGATGCCCCACTGCTACCTCAGGCTGACTGTGAGGCCTCCTACCCTGGAAAGATAACCAATAACATGATCTGTGTTGGCTTCTTGGAGGGAGGCAAAGATTCCTGCCAG GGTGACTCTGGTGGCCCTGTGGTCTGCAATGGACAGCTCCAGGGCATTGTCTCCTGGGGCTATGGCTGTGCCCTGAAGGACAACCCTGGTGTGTACACCAAGGTCTGCAACTATGTGGACTGGATACAGGACACCATTGCTGCAAACTAA